In Marisediminicola antarctica, one DNA window encodes the following:
- a CDS encoding leucine-rich repeat protein: protein MMHKARRLITAIVERARGFTLVELLITVVIIAILTAIAVPAYIFVVANAQDSAAKQQLSSVRSAQQIHQTTKSVFVGGAQLASSGLLKVPATVSVAASSAGDCFTAMSLSDSKKMFWVDSWTPSPTLYSPGVSVSDCVPLGGMATDLNPAAPNAQSDFTWTTASGFATVTGYTGTRADVVIPDTFTNGAGSYPLRTIKNSSFTGNTVIKTVVIPEGVKTVGFDAFSYTNLTSVVLPESLTGIQSSAFRGAKLSTVSIPDSVTYIDYGAFRDNALTAVKLPAGLTVVADQTFMGNLLTSVDIPQTVARIGISAFSTNDLTGVTLPSGLTILDQNSFFRNEITSIVLPNGLTTLALASFGDNLISTVVIPPSVAVVGSYAFSNNPVTSLTIPAGVTTIGSYAFQSSMLTAVTFPSSVTSIGAEAFRSSTLANAYFEGGAPATFTTKGTSGSLGSAATVRHRSGATGFTSPTWFGYTTAVY, encoded by the coding sequence ATGATGCACAAGGCCCGCCGGCTCATTACCGCGATTGTTGAACGCGCTCGAGGTTTCACCCTGGTCGAGCTGCTGATCACGGTGGTCATCATCGCTATCCTCACCGCGATCGCTGTCCCCGCGTACATCTTCGTTGTCGCGAACGCGCAGGACTCAGCAGCGAAGCAGCAGCTGAGTTCGGTCCGCTCCGCTCAGCAGATCCACCAGACGACGAAGAGCGTGTTCGTCGGGGGTGCTCAGCTCGCCTCCTCCGGTCTGCTGAAAGTCCCTGCCACTGTGAGTGTCGCTGCAAGTTCTGCCGGCGACTGTTTCACCGCGATGTCGTTGTCTGATTCGAAAAAGATGTTCTGGGTCGACAGCTGGACCCCTTCCCCGACGCTTTACTCCCCCGGGGTCTCTGTTAGCGACTGTGTCCCCTTGGGCGGGATGGCGACCGACCTGAACCCGGCAGCACCGAACGCGCAGTCCGACTTCACGTGGACGACAGCCTCCGGGTTCGCCACAGTCACCGGGTACACCGGCACCCGCGCCGACGTCGTCATCCCAGACACCTTCACGAACGGGGCTGGCAGCTACCCGCTCCGCACCATCAAGAACAGCTCATTCACCGGCAATACAGTGATAAAAACGGTTGTCATCCCAGAGGGTGTGAAAACCGTGGGTTTCGACGCTTTCAGCTACACGAACCTCACTTCAGTAGTCCTCCCCGAGTCGCTGACAGGGATCCAGAGCTCGGCGTTCCGAGGGGCGAAGCTCAGCACCGTCAGCATCCCCGACTCGGTTACATACATTGATTACGGTGCGTTCAGGGACAACGCCCTGACCGCGGTCAAGCTCCCCGCAGGTCTCACCGTGGTCGCAGATCAGACCTTCATGGGCAACCTGCTCACATCGGTAGATATCCCTCAGACAGTGGCAAGGATCGGCATTTCCGCGTTCAGCACGAACGATCTCACTGGTGTAACCCTCCCGTCCGGGTTGACCATCCTCGACCAGAACTCGTTCTTCAGGAACGAGATCACCTCGATCGTGCTGCCGAACGGGCTCACAACGCTTGCACTGGCTTCGTTCGGAGACAACCTGATCTCCACCGTTGTCATCCCGCCCAGTGTCGCGGTCGTCGGCTCGTACGCGTTCAGCAACAATCCCGTAACCTCGCTCACCATCCCAGCGGGAGTCACAACCATCGGGTCGTATGCGTTCCAGTCCTCGATGCTCACCGCAGTCACCTTCCCGTCATCGGTGACCTCAATCGGCGCCGAAGCGTTCAGATCATCAACACTGGCGAACGCCTACTTCGAAGGCGGTGCCCCAGCCACATTCACGACCAAGGGCACTTCCGGGTCCCTCGGAAGTGCAGCGACGGTTCGCCACCGCTCCGGCGCGACCGGGTTCACCAGCCCCACATGGTTCGGGTACACAACCGCGGTCTACTAG